One segment of Triticum aestivum cultivar Chinese Spring chromosome 2A, IWGSC CS RefSeq v2.1, whole genome shotgun sequence DNA contains the following:
- the LOC123186193 gene encoding pathogenesis-related protein 1, with amino-acid sequence MTSTNSWTHEIESSVAAPRLFRAGIMDWHTLAPKLAPHIVASAHPVNGEGGIGSVRQFNFTSAMPFSVMKERLEFLDEEKCECKSTLIEGGGIGSAIETATSHIKVEPAANGGSVVKVDSTYKLLPGVEVNDEITKAKESVTAIFKAAEAYLIANPDAYN; translated from the exons ATGACCTCCACCAACAGCTGGACCCACGAGATTGAGTCCTCAGTCGCGGCACCGCGCCTGTTCCGTGCCGGCATCATGGACTGGCATACTCTGGCACCCAAGCTCGCGCCCCACATCGTCGCCAGCGCCCATCCCGTCAACGGCGAAGGCGGCATCGGCAGCGTCAGGCAGTTCAACTTTACCTCAG cCATGCCCTTTAGCGTCATGAAGGAGAGGCTAGAGTTCCTGGACGAGGAGAAGTGCGAGTGCAAGTCAACCCTCATCGAGGGCGGCGGCATCGGCTCGGCCATCGAGACCGCAACGTCGCACATCAAGGTGGAGCCGGCGGCCAACGGCGGGAGCGTCGTGAAAGTGGACTCGACGTACAAGCTGCTGCCAGGCGTGGAGGTGAATGACGAAATCACCAAGGCCAAGGAATCCGTCACCGCCATCTTCAAGGCCGCCGAGGCCTACCTCATCGCCAACCCCGACGCCTACAACTGA